A genomic segment from Microbacterium sp. SORGH_AS_0428 encodes:
- a CDS encoding transferase, whose protein sequence is MGKNYIDIENERGEMLRYRKHVNGRGLIANGAKVHPTAVVEAGAYVEPGAQIAADVYVGRGAWIESDVVIGPKVKIAPHAHIGSRAHVGAGAQIGVRTQIGPGASVAGGSLIGDDQTIAQGERVATDRRGLRSAA, encoded by the coding sequence GTGGGCAAGAACTACATCGATATCGAGAACGAGCGCGGTGAGATGCTGCGCTACCGCAAGCACGTGAATGGACGCGGGCTCATCGCGAATGGGGCGAAGGTCCACCCGACGGCCGTCGTCGAAGCGGGCGCCTATGTGGAGCCCGGCGCGCAGATCGCGGCCGACGTCTATGTCGGCCGCGGAGCGTGGATCGAAAGCGACGTCGTCATCGGTCCGAAGGTCAAGATCGCGCCGCACGCGCACATCGGGTCCCGCGCACACGTGGGTGCCGGCGCGCAGATCGGCGTGCGCACGCAGATCGGCCCCGGAGCGAGTGTGGCCGGTGGTTCGCTGATCGGCGACGACCAGACCATCGCCCAGGGCGAGCGTGTCGCCACCGACCGGCGGGGGCTTCGCTCCGCCGCGTGA
- a CDS encoding tryptophan-rich sensory protein, whose protein sequence is MNVATSRSSDLTRQIAVLAATGFMLVAAMVGTGLFGGTAVQDLQDGALDADASYLAPARQAFSIWSAVYLGLIAYAIWQALPGQRASERQRRLGWLIAATEVLNGLWLVSAQFTTLPLTVLVIVLLLVALAITWRRAIMQPREGAVSAVLIDGVTGLHLGWVTLATVANTAAWLTRILPAGAEDAADVWGIIVLVAVAAIGCGIAWFGRVAPSLALCWGLSWLAVGRLTDQPHSAAIGTAAVCAAAVIALVTVVRVAQRLRRL, encoded by the coding sequence ATGAACGTCGCCACCTCGCGCTCATCCGACCTCACGCGCCAGATCGCCGTCTTGGCCGCGACCGGTTTCATGCTGGTCGCGGCCATGGTCGGCACCGGGCTGTTCGGCGGCACCGCCGTGCAGGACCTGCAGGACGGTGCCCTCGACGCCGACGCGAGCTATCTCGCTCCCGCCAGGCAAGCCTTCTCGATCTGGTCGGCCGTCTACCTGGGGCTCATCGCCTACGCGATCTGGCAGGCGCTGCCCGGCCAGCGGGCGAGTGAGCGCCAGCGGCGCCTCGGGTGGCTGATCGCTGCGACCGAGGTGCTCAACGGTCTCTGGCTGGTCTCGGCGCAGTTCACCACGCTGCCGCTGACCGTGCTCGTCATCGTGCTGCTTCTCGTCGCCCTCGCGATCACCTGGCGCCGCGCCATCATGCAGCCGCGCGAGGGCGCCGTGTCCGCCGTACTGATCGACGGCGTGACCGGACTCCACCTCGGGTGGGTGACACTCGCGACGGTCGCGAACACCGCCGCGTGGCTCACCCGCATCCTGCCCGCCGGCGCCGAGGATGCAGCGGATGTCTGGGGCATCATCGTTCTGGTCGCGGTGGCGGCGATCGGATGCGGCATCGCCTGGTTCGGCCGCGTCGCGCCCTCTCTCGCCCTGTGCTGGGGGCTCTCGTGGCTCGCCGTGGGCCGCCTGACCGATCAGCCGCACAGCGCGGCGATCGGCACGGCAGCCGTCTGCGCCGCGGCGGTCATCGCCCTGGTCACCGTCGTACGGGTCGCGCAGCGGCTGCGCCGGCTCTGA
- a CDS encoding glutamine amidotransferase-related protein, translating into MDPRPLLYLCARPQRDAAEAEWASFRVAMGRGADGLHAWDLVSHELPRDAIDRYAGFVVGGSPFNVTTPDKGAVQSRLEDDLARVAEAAASGATRAMFTCYGIGVVTRVFGGTVADTYPEGTGATTVALTDAGRRDPVFGGLPERFDAFTAHKEGTDILPSEAVLLATNDECPVQAYRVGESLYTTQFHPELTPQDFTARMRIYRDGGYFDPSEFDAVAARVLASPVTEPARILHAFARL; encoded by the coding sequence ATGGATCCCCGCCCGCTGCTGTACCTCTGCGCGCGCCCGCAGCGGGATGCGGCCGAGGCGGAGTGGGCGTCGTTCCGCGTCGCGATGGGGCGCGGTGCCGACGGACTGCACGCGTGGGATCTGGTCTCGCACGAACTGCCGCGTGATGCGATCGATCGCTACGCGGGCTTCGTCGTCGGCGGCAGTCCCTTCAACGTGACGACCCCCGACAAGGGCGCGGTGCAGAGCCGGCTCGAGGACGACCTCGCCCGCGTGGCCGAGGCCGCCGCATCCGGCGCGACACGGGCGATGTTCACCTGTTACGGCATCGGCGTCGTGACCCGCGTCTTCGGGGGAACCGTCGCCGACACGTATCCCGAGGGCACGGGGGCGACGACCGTCGCCCTGACGGATGCGGGGCGCCGCGACCCGGTGTTCGGCGGTCTGCCCGAGCGATTCGACGCGTTCACGGCACACAAGGAGGGCACCGACATCCTGCCGTCCGAGGCCGTGCTGCTCGCCACCAACGACGAGTGCCCCGTGCAGGCCTACCGGGTGGGCGAGAGCCTGTATACGACCCAGTTCCACCCCGAGCTCACGCCCCAGGACTTCACGGCGCGCATGCGGATCTACCGCGATGGCGGGTACTTCGATCCGAGCGAGTTCGATGCGGTGGCGGCGCGCGTGCTCGCCTCCCCCGTCACCGAGCCCGCCCGCATCCTGCACGCCTTCGCGCGCCTCTGA
- a CDS encoding 2-oxoglutarate and iron-dependent oxygenase domain-containing protein, which yields MTFHVPLVDITAYVTDGSPEAKAEVARAIDDACRTVGFIQITGHGIPDAVTAGLTDAMDRFFALDLEQKKTYRTPPQINRGYSPPKSESLSLSLGVESANRMNDFFEAFNVGAAQADYPASPDLPQPEYADNLWPDVDGFEVQVQAYFAEAARVARTMTRIFADALGLEPDFFDRRTGHSLDVMRMNNYALPPGTDVTLDGDLVGMGEHTDYGIVTILWADQVKGLQVLGADGSWNDVAPADDALLINLGDVTARWTNERWMSTLHRVKPPVIDGTIERRRSAAFFHDGDVDALIETLPSCVDVEHPDLYEPITVGDHIRAKLAGSREGKANEKAERESQRVLSSYR from the coding sequence ATGACCTTCCACGTCCCCCTCGTCGACATCACCGCATACGTCACCGACGGTAGCCCCGAGGCGAAAGCCGAGGTCGCGCGCGCGATCGACGACGCCTGCCGCACGGTCGGCTTCATCCAGATCACCGGACACGGGATTCCGGATGCGGTCACCGCGGGCCTCACCGACGCGATGGACCGCTTCTTCGCCCTCGACCTGGAGCAGAAGAAGACCTATCGCACACCCCCGCAGATCAACCGCGGCTACAGTCCGCCCAAGTCCGAGTCCCTCAGCCTCTCTCTCGGCGTCGAGTCGGCGAATCGGATGAACGACTTCTTCGAGGCGTTCAACGTCGGTGCCGCGCAGGCCGACTATCCCGCATCCCCGGATCTTCCGCAGCCGGAGTACGCCGACAACCTGTGGCCCGACGTCGACGGCTTCGAGGTGCAGGTGCAGGCGTACTTCGCCGAGGCGGCGCGTGTGGCTCGCACGATGACCCGCATCTTCGCCGATGCGCTGGGGCTGGAGCCCGACTTCTTCGACCGGCGCACCGGTCACTCCCTCGACGTCATGCGGATGAACAACTACGCACTGCCGCCCGGCACCGACGTGACGCTCGACGGCGACCTCGTCGGCATGGGCGAGCACACCGACTACGGCATCGTGACGATCCTGTGGGCCGACCAGGTGAAGGGACTGCAGGTGCTCGGCGCGGACGGGTCGTGGAACGACGTCGCGCCCGCCGATGACGCGCTCCTCATCAACCTCGGCGACGTGACGGCGCGCTGGACGAACGAGCGGTGGATGTCGACCCTGCACCGCGTGAAGCCGCCCGTGATCGACGGGACGATCGAGCGGCGCCGATCCGCGGCCTTCTTCCACGACGGCGACGTCGATGCGCTCATCGAGACCCTGCCGTCCTGCGTCGACGTGGAGCACCCGGATCTGTACGAACCGATCACCGTGGGCGACCACATCCGTGCGAAGCTCGCGGGCTCGCGCGAAGGGAAGGCGAACGAGAAGGCGGAGCGGGAGTCTCAGCGGGTGCTCTCGAGCTACCGCTGA
- a CDS encoding DUF1349 domain-containing protein has protein sequence MTIELPGLPPLTWTHGEGRHHGEGDALVLTSDAEVDWSNDATGAPASHTSTSLSFEIDEPFQLSALVSVDSPRTTFDAAALTLWVDEDCWAKLCFEYSPHGEEMVVSVVTDRFSDDANGPVVLEGSVWLRVSSLPAGAYAFHYSVNGTTWHFVRQFRLSTSTSPRVGFMSQAPMGPAATSRFSQISLVREQLADVRDGS, from the coding sequence ATGACGATTGAGTTGCCGGGGCTTCCGCCCCTGACGTGGACCCACGGCGAGGGCCGGCACCACGGGGAAGGTGACGCGCTGGTACTCACCTCCGACGCGGAGGTCGACTGGTCGAACGACGCGACCGGCGCACCTGCGTCGCACACCTCGACGAGTCTCTCCTTCGAGATCGACGAGCCCTTCCAGCTCTCCGCTCTGGTGTCGGTGGACTCTCCCCGCACGACCTTCGACGCCGCCGCGCTCACCCTGTGGGTGGACGAGGACTGCTGGGCGAAGCTGTGCTTCGAGTACTCGCCGCACGGCGAGGAGATGGTCGTGAGCGTCGTGACGGATCGCTTCTCCGATGACGCGAACGGCCCCGTCGTCCTGGAGGGATCGGTCTGGCTCCGGGTGTCGAGCCTTCCGGCGGGCGCGTACGCGTTCCACTACTCCGTGAACGGGACCACCTGGCACTTCGTGCGTCAGTTCCGACTCAGCACGTCGACGAGCCCGCGGGTCGGTTTCATGTCGCAGGCTCCCATGGGCCCCGCCGCGACCTCGCGGTTCTCGCAGATCTCCCTCGTTCGCGAACAGCTCGCCGACGTGCGCGACGGCAGCTGA
- a CDS encoding LysR family substrate-binding domain-containing protein, translating to MPAGPFRLGAIPGATPGKWIDIWQERMPRTALELVPLEVAAQEAALRSGQVDAALVRPPVDPDLWHLIRLYEETVVVAFSADSHLAAGDELTPQDLVGEVLVVPADDVLDPHVAGTVAPSFAAPPTTADAIEIVASGVGIVIVPMSLARLHHRKDVEYRPLSGAAPSPVGFAWPREDASPLVDTFIGIVRGRTAQSSRD from the coding sequence GTGCCCGCAGGCCCGTTCCGCCTCGGCGCGATCCCCGGAGCCACGCCCGGCAAATGGATCGACATCTGGCAGGAACGGATGCCGCGCACGGCACTCGAGCTCGTGCCGCTCGAGGTCGCCGCGCAAGAAGCGGCGCTGCGCAGCGGCCAGGTGGATGCGGCACTGGTCCGCCCACCCGTGGATCCCGACCTCTGGCATCTCATCCGCCTCTACGAGGAGACGGTCGTCGTCGCCTTCTCGGCCGACTCGCACCTCGCCGCAGGCGACGAGCTCACCCCGCAAGACCTCGTGGGCGAGGTGCTCGTCGTCCCGGCGGACGACGTGCTGGACCCGCACGTCGCCGGCACCGTCGCCCCCTCCTTCGCGGCACCGCCGACGACCGCGGACGCCATCGAGATCGTCGCGTCCGGCGTGGGCATCGTGATCGTCCCGATGTCTCTCGCCCGACTGCACCATCGCAAGGACGTCGAGTACCGACCCCTCTCGGGCGCGGCACCTTCGCCCGTCGGATTCGCCTGGCCCCGCGAGGATGCCTCGCCGCTCGTCGACACCTTCATCGGCATCGTCAGAGGCCGCACCGCGCAGTCGTCGCGCGACTGA